The Apostichopus japonicus isolate 1M-3 chromosome 1, ASM3797524v1, whole genome shotgun sequence DNA segment GGGGGCAACTGAATAGTAATGCCCTGGATCTGAACCTCCTGACAGACTCCACTCCAAGCTGTAGTCAAACTCAGGAGGTGAACTCCGACCTGAACTTGCCGCCACATACATCTCAGGAGATCGGTGGTTTCCACGACCACCAGGAGATGCAGCATCCCGACCTCACGGAGAGTCGAAATAACTCCCGAGCCCTTCAGAGTTACAAGTCCCTGAAACACCCCCAGGTGCTCGGCCTCGACCTCCCTGTCCAGGGAACCTCCGCGATGGAGACAGACCCAGAGCTGTCTACAATAGCGCCCTCTATCATTACCAGCTCCATTCACAGCCTCTGTCTTCCTGCGTCGGGCGTCAACAGCAACGCTCTGAACTCTGGGAGTCTCTCGTCCGGGTTGAACTGCCACATGAATGTCCTCGCCTCGTCCTTGGTTCAAAATGGTTTGCAGCTCTCCAATATGATTCCTTCTGTCGGTCAGTCTCATATATTCCATCTTGTATTTAATTTGTAATCAGCACTACCTAAAGGCCATAGGTTGACATGCAGTGTCCTCAAAAGTTTTTGTTGATCTGTGACATATCAAGCCTATATAGTCAACCTTTAACACTTACGCAGGCTTTTAAAGTTTAGTAGATAACTAATTCAGTttgtcaaaaaatatatatatgtatccttACATAAGTGTTGCTCATGAATTGGTTGCTAATGAATTGGTCGggactctccctccctttgtattttcaagagacaacttaaaacatttctgtttgattcctagttttcatttttgtcttggtttcctttgtcttttACCTACTTTGTGAAGCGCTTCCTCcgtttgtattttcaagagacaacttaatacatttctgtttgattcctatttttttttccccccccttggtttcctttgtctctttcctactttataaagcgctttgaaacgttgtattaagcgctatataaatgtaatttattattattatgattgttttgtGGTTTACTCATCTCATTCTAATCTGGACATTTCTCTTGGTCGATTCTTTAGCTAGGAGTGCAGGCAACGCACCGAACGATGTCGATCTCCAAAGCCTGGCAATGCACCTTTCCGAAATCAGGAATAACGAAGCCAGGATCTCCGAGTACCAGGTCGAAACTCAGGACGCCACCAATCAAGAATATTGTAAGATATGTTTGATCGTGTTATGATCGTGTTATCGGTGATTTTTTATTATGTCGTTAAACATGCaagacagtggcggagcgtccatacagtcagaggggggcggatgccccccccctgacggactcaaatggactgctgacgcccttttcagctttttaccactttttacttaatcgcgattattgacttttttatggcgctctcaaatacctattgacatgtgtcacattttgttggtgtaattttctgacaaaatggctatgacacctatttattcttcgtgtatctgcaaataagcaaggcccggaaagggtcatttccagcaACCTGTGGTAGCGCTCCTCTTAGATAGTGTcggaagcgcccctacagaccattctcgcccccccgcccaccaatacccctagctccgccactgatgcAAGATATGCATCTGTTAGCAGAGACAAATTGCTCGCAGCCTAAGCTCTGTGCCAACCGGCTATCCAACGAACAGTTATTCTTACATTTTTGGATTTGGTTAACCATTTGGAAAACCATACCAGATGGATTAAAGACTATGGATTGGGTGAATTTTGAATTAGGTTTGTCTATTTGGAAGACCTTTTTGCATTAGGTTAACCACCTGGAATACCATTGTAATTATGTATCCAACTGTTGATATCCACACAGCCAACAGAAGATGCACTGGACAACAATtcaagaaatttcaaaaaatagcTGGTATGCTTTCTTTAATAGGGTAATTAAGAAGGTTTAGTATTTGCTTACGTGACACACTTTTGAAAGGACATTGTTTAACAGGAAGAAACCTTTGATTTCCAAATTTCTGTGGGAAGGTTGATAACAATGCCTAATTGGAGGACATTGTAACAGGAAGAAACCTTTGTTTTCCAAATTTCTGTGGGAAGGTTGAACTTGTGAAGGACAATAATGCAGAGATAACAATGCCTAATTGGAGGACATTGTAACAGGAAGAAACCCTTTGATTTCCATATTTCGTGGAAAAGAATAACAGTTTAATGACAATATTGCAGAGAGAATAATGCCTAAATTGGAGGACATTGTAACAGGAAGAAAACTTTGGTTTCCATGTTGGTGTGTGAAAGTTTAACTTTGCTATTTTTCTGGCATTGCTAGCTCAAGTTTGTGATTTTATACCCGAAATGAACTTGGGAAGCAAACAGTAaccttttcttatttttttatttttctttgtcgCTTTGATAGAAACTTGGATGAGTAGAAGGATTGGCACAAACTAAATTTTGATGCAATGCTATCAGTCTAAACTGTAGTTCCATTAAGCTTTGAatgtttgagaaatgaccctatGAAAAACTGGGGTTCACTAAGTAGTTTAACTATCCAACTGTTGACATCCACACAGCCAACAGAAGATACAGTGGACAACAATTAGTtcaagaaatttcaaaaaatagatGGTATGCTTTCTTTAATAGGGTAATTAAGTAGGTCTAGTATTTGCTTACATGACACACTTTTGAAAGGACAATGTACaaggcataggcgtaggaggctggggggctaatttattgtaaaaatttgggcaatatactgagaattttttgggcacctactgaaagtaatataatttgcaatgtgtttttctatGGTTAAACTGATACTATTATggtcattattattgtaagaaCTTGCcaaataattctaaccaatatggaagagtaataacacggaaaatgattgtatgttattggcatgcgatgtaataactgatgaatgCCTAATAAGATATGCAAATAAACATGCTGAGTGCGCGCGTAGAGCGtgcaaaaaattttggttatactTTTCGGGCAAGTTGTTACAGCCCCCGCAAATCAAAtaaggctcctacgcctatggtaacAGGAAGAAACCTTTGATCTCCAAATTTCTGTGGGAAAGATTAACTTTCGAAGGACAATAATGCAGAGATAACAATGCCTAATTGGAGGACATTGCAACAGGAAGAAACCTTTGATTTCCATATTTCgtggaaaagaaaaacattttaatgacaATATTGCAGAGAGAATAATGCCTAATTGGAGGACATTGTAACAGGAAGAAAACTTTGGTTTCCATATTTTTGTGTGAAAGTTTAACTTTGCTAATTTTCTTGACAAGTTCAAGTTTGTGATTTTATACCCAAAATGAACTTGGAGGCAAACAGTAaccttttcttatttttttatttttctttgtcgCTTTGATAGAAATTTGGATTAGTAGAAGGATGGCACAAACTAAATTCTGATGTAATGCTATCAGTCTAAACTGTATTTCCATTAAGCTTTGAatgtttgagaaatgaccctatGAAAAACTGGGGTTCACTAAGTAAATGGACTGAAGTACATAGTCTAATAACAGACCCATTAGGTCAGTTTGTCAGGTGCAACAAAAAGCTAGTGCAGAAAACATAAGACTTTTATGGTCTCAAACagcatgtttacaatgtattatTACAATGTGGTTTATTTCACAGAAAATGTTTTACGTTAAGTTATTAGATTTCACAAAACGCTGGATTAACAGAAACTTTTAAGGTCTGCACTTAGGAAACAACAATcaacaatcatcatcatcatcatcatcatcatcactaccatcatcatcactatcatcatcatcatcaccatcatcatcatcatcatcatcatcatcatcatcatcatcatcatcatcatcatcatcatcatcatcatcatcatcatcatcatcatcatcatcatcatcatcatcatcatcatcatcatcatcatcatcatcatcatcatcatcatcatcatcatcatcatcatcatcaccatcatcatcaccaccaccaccaccaccaccaccaccaccaccatcatcttcatcatcatcatcaccatcaccatcatcatcatcatcatcatcatcatcatcatcatcatcatcatcatcatcatcatcatcatcatcatcatcatcatcatcatcatcatcatcatcatcatcaccaccaccaccaccaccaccaccatcatcatcatcatcatcatcatcatcatcatcatcatcatcatcatcatcatcatcatcatcatcatcatcatcatcatcatcaccatcatcatcatcaccaccaccaccaccaccaccaccaccaccaccaccaccaccaccatcatcttcatcatcatcatcaccatcaccatcatcatcatcatcatcatcatcatcatcatcatcatcatcatcatcatcatcatcatcatcatcatcatcatcatcatcagttcatcaccatcatcatcatcgtcatcataataatcatcatcaccaccactacCATCATCAGTTTTCCTGTACAAAAACATTCCAGAGTCTGAGGTGACGTTCCATCTGAGGCACTGTACCTTCAGTCATCCATTACAGAAGTTTGACAAACTTTGGACGTCACATGTGAATTTTTCCTCTCTGCAGATTGTGTGCAGTGTGATGAATCTATGCCTCAAGCTTGCCCACAGCACGGTCCACCAAGGATCATCACAGATAACCCGATCCAGAAGAGGGCCCAGATTACTCTTCCATCTTGCCTGTATCTGAAGAAGTCCAAGGTCTCAAAGAAATTCTTTggtaaatgtattttttttccgatttttcttatcatttctGAATCCAGTAAGTACATCCCACTTACAacagttttgtttattaatgttttctttatttcaggAAAGTaaggtggtggtgggggggggggggttgccctGTTTTGTTAAACTGGTcagttttttcttcataaaatgaaattcaaaaatGATGGAACTGCAAAGATATTAAGAAAGACATacatcattgctatttattgCAACCTTCTAGATTTCAGATGTTGGCATGTTGATCGTTTCAGCTTAATTTGTTTACATGGTGATAATAATAAGGTAACACTATCTGAGTATGAAACAAGACTGAAAACTCGTAAGAATCAACGAAAACTTTGAAAGCCAAAATGTTGTAATCACATTGATGTTTGTCAATTTCAAACTATTGTTGAAGTGTCACTCACTTACTTACCCATTTTTTTCTGTGTTTCGTCTTgttttgctttctgtttttgtttttttttgtttttttgggtggggggccGGAAATCCAGATGTTGTTTTGCAGTTACATGAGAAAAAGGTGTCAAACATTTATACTGAATATAAAGTATAaggaagtaaaaacaaaaaacaaacgagtaaGTCGGTAACCAAATGTTTAAGTCCTTGCCGAAGGAAACCCAAGAAAGGGCCTATGCAATACTGATGCTGTGTGTAGATGTGTGTATGTGAAAGGTCATTCAATGTCAGCTTAGGTCACTGAAAGTCTCAAACCATGTCAAGATGATATTAAACCACTAATGTCACAAAGAGTAAAAGCTTGGATGATCTACATACTTGCCCAGTATAAGGACCCTatttgaaattggtggaggtcaaaaggtcattcCATGTTAACTTAGGTCACTGAAAGTCTCAAAACCATATAAAGATGATAACCATAAATGTCACAAAGAGTAAAAGCAGCCTGGGATGTTCATCTTTAGTCGACATGCAGGTCTTCAGGCTGATGCCTCGAGTCAAAAATGGTTAAAAAATGTGTAACACAAGACTTCTTTTTTGACAGattggccaaaaaaaatgtccaccatCATTTTGTCtagtatatatgcattttttgATATAATTTTGGGAAAAAGTTTTTCATTAATCTGTAATGGCTTTTGTACCTTTTACTATCCATCCCTACTACAGGTGTCTGGGCTAAAGAGATTTTGAAGGTTGGGTGTAGGTTCGGCCCCCTGGAGGGAACTTGCCTGAAGAAGCTTCCACCCGAAGTAGACAGTCTCTCTCCTCTGCTCTGGAAGGTCAGTGATTATCGACTTTTGTCGCATCCGTCGATTTCATTCGCCGTCTCTCCTTGTTGACATAAATGATGGAAAGTTGATGGGGGATATGATAAAAGGGAATTTGAAATGAGCAAAAATTTAAGCCATTTTTGGCTACAAGAGTGCCCTCAGGAGTAGTAGTCCTGTGCTCTTCCAACTGACCTCTCTAGCCCCTTAGTTGAAGACGATCCCTTTAATAGCCATTTCTATGCTAAGAGGGCCAGTCAAATGCCACGGTACCTTGTATACCGGGGGAACCAGGGAATCACAGCCCGATCTCATCCGATACGACCCAGAAAGCTGCAGGGAAATGATAACCCACAGACTTCTTTATGTCCTTGTCGTATTTATTATGTAGTGCAATGGTTGAATTATACAATCAGTTTCCGAAGAATAGTGGAATAATACCAGGGATCACAAGGATAAAGAGCGAGGGCATTGATAGGCCTATTTATGGATAATAAgattaatatgaatattgataaggCAGATTAGAACAATACAATAGATAGATAGTTGATTGCAGAGACTACTAAGAAAgtttcaagaaaataaaaagtttaaaaaaaaaatattgtggaATAGAAGTCCTGGAGAACAAGGATGTACAACCAAAAAAGACAAAGAGATAACTGAAGACAATATGCCGGCAAAGGAGGCCCCCACTTGGAGAATGAAACAAGAAATGTTTGGTATAATTATATCATAGCATTCAATCTTTGtaacaaagttttcaaaaagccCCAAATAAATTGAGTTGATTGTAATCCACAAATTGGTGATTGATGCATAGCAATCTCTTAAAGTTGATGAACTAGAACTTATGCAAatgaattatgcaaattatacaTCTAATGTTGAACTTTGACTGATTTCCTTAAACCAGCTGTTAAAAATCTCTCACATGATCGGTTAATCTGATTGGTAGAGGGTGAACATGTGACGACAAGGGTGGAAACTTTCCAGCAAATATGTTCTCTGTAGGAGAGATTCAAGAGCTCTCTTCCTCCCTCTGTACGTTAAAATAAAAGCATCGTTGAATCGACCATTCGCTTCGGTGAGCCCTCGGTTTTGTGCTTGCCTCTCATCAGACATCGattaaatttttttattcattttttactcattatatttcattattttcatttttttcattctttcattcatttttcattttttttttcattttcattatttttttttcattttcatatattcatttttgttCATGATCTATTTTTTATTCAACTTTATCCTTACAGATATTCCAAAACAGCAAAGTCAAGCATTACCTCTGCGTGAAAGACGAAGATGTATCCAACTGGATGATGTATGTGAAGCGAGCGCGCAAGCTGGAAGAGCAGAATCTAGCCGCTCATCAGATCAACGGAAATATCTATTTCACTTCCAAACGGGACATCCAGGTCGGAGAAGAACTCCTCCTCTGGTACAACAAGGACTATGCGAAGATGTGTGGTAAGGAAAATggctttaaatgttaaatttggGAGCCCATGGCGATTGAACTTGAAAatggaagaaaagagaaaaacacgGTTTCATATCTTGAGTTGTTGCAATCGTTAAATCTAACTTAgaaataactgaaataatcAATAAAATTCCTCAAAATTGACATCAGGAGAAAAGAAAGATTAGCTGTCCCcacttcatttttctttcctgTTGTAACAACTAAttttaatggagaaaaaaaattaacagcaagtatcaatgtgtttttcataagGTGTATCAGGGAATTCACATAATGTACAGTGTAATTGACAGAACATTGAGAGGAAGGAGTAAACCAAAATTTTGAGAGGGTTGGGTTCCCTATTGCAGAAATGCACCAAAAGTAAAAATCTGTCAAAATGTTGAAGATTAATTGAATACAGAAAACAAGTGGTGCCTGACTTGTGTTGTTTATACCAGAAAAGCAATTTTAGCAAATATAATCTTCCAATATATAGTCTtccaatcttttttttttaattcatgatattgtatttcatttttttatatatgtttttttatatatatttttttatatacaaGACAATATAGTCTTCcaatcatttttttaattcatgaTATTGTATTtcgtttttttatatatatattaaatttaaatgtcTTTTGTCGTGAGTCGAGGTGTGGCTAAgtcaaatgaaacattttatcgATCCATCTTTGCAGGGGCCACTCGGATCCCCGAGGACAGCTTCAAGTGCAATCTCTGCGGCCGTCAGTTCAGCTATCGCCAAGAGTTGGACGGCCACATACAGTACCGACATCCGAGCCCGTCGGAGAGGAACTTCATCTGCAAAATTTGCAGCAAGGCCTTCAAGACATCGACGAAGCTGAAAGTCCATTCGTTTAAGCACTCCGGAGATAAACCCTTCCCATGCAAAGTTTGCCAGAAGTCGTTCACCGACAACAGTAACCTGAGACGACATGCTCGAATTCATTCCGGTGAGTCTTAAAGGGATGATTGAGGGTGCAACatttattttgacatttaagGTTGAGGAATGACCCTTTATACACCTCGTGGGATGTCAATTAAAGTCTCGatatgtgtttgctgatgaatttcggaaaaaaaaatctgtagcagattcaatgtttcttattctaaatgcactctgaccagctGGGTTTAATTGAAAAAAGCTGTCgaaatcgaaagaaagaaatttattttctgttgcccttacgTTGCGAACGATTTAccataaaatcactgcgaccgcccatatcagtaTGTTCATTACACATATGTTACCTATagtactcgtatcgtccactttttttacccaattccacGGAGTTAAAGTccgaaaacacctgtttattcgttgcaatggaaagaaatgacacaattttgcaagctacatcagtaagaccaaaagaaagatactattcaagagaaaaattctaacacaggctagccaagaaattgaaaatagtcctataggcctaacggtcgtaaacaaaacagagatatttgaattttattcagctcaaaatgtttaacgagagataactcaataaaaaaataattcacaTTGCATATAacagtgtcattttcactgagcttttaggg contains these protein-coding regions:
- the LOC139965348 gene encoding uncharacterized protein isoform X1, with protein sequence MAEEDLGDGLAAINVDQLSRDVNALVQAAADINPPFESDNPEDSTCQTLNSGKDDGMSQLYFGTSYVQSSSTEDGQTVSESHRSSKHFNNSDKLMQQLNKGTVYIIPSQYPSNSASNSYLQQGSNQTPHFQPILPATLAPSAHHSGTNATPPELPEESATTLGASTPELTSDVAYGSSERNGQYCGPSVSHSASGIVGSTDIDVSSFPSNVGLNITEVEEQGPDQNSIRGQVQCDDQRHRMASSNPHTQLDIQVPSNSQSQLLNTLTSQSTQNLLSQLALFSPGNQEGGNLVHQQSSHLQSLLSPHSQSVLLPYLLRTMASPGGQLNSNALDLNLLTDSTPSCSQTQEVNSDLNLPPHTSQEIGGFHDHQEMQHPDLTESRNNSRALQSYKSLKHPQVLGLDLPVQGTSAMETDPELSTIAPSIITSSIHSLCLPASGVNSNALNSGSLSSGLNCHMNVLASSLVQNGLQLSNMIPSVARSAGNAPNDVDLQSLAMHLSEIRNNEARISEYQVETQDATNQEYYCVQCDESMPQACPQHGPPRIITDNPIQKRAQITLPSCLYLKKSKVSKKFFGVWAKEILKVGCRFGPLEGTCLKKLPPEVDSLSPLLWKIFQNSKVKHYLCVKDEDVSNWMMYVKRARKLEEQNLAAHQINGNIYFTSKRDIQVGEELLLWYNKDYAKMCGATRIPEDSFKCNLCGRQFSYRQELDGHIQYRHPSPSERNFICKICSKAFKTSTKLKVHSFKHSGDKPFPCKVCQKSFTDNSNLRRHARIHSGEKKFECGVCGMLFRQKAHLVTHTVTHTGEKKLKCQYCGKTYGRKADLWQHLMFHSQEKKHTCSVCSRSFLRSQHLKNHMVTHTKERNYSCSYCKKTYQTTTHLQRHENSCSKRYNTLARVTQG
- the LOC139965348 gene encoding uncharacterized protein isoform X2, with the protein product MAEEDLGDGLAAINVDQLSRDVNALVQAAADINPPFESDNPEDSTCQTLNSGKDDGMSQLYFGTSYVQSSSTEDGQTVSESHRSSKHFNNSDKLMQQLNKGTVYIIPSQYPSNSASNSYLQQGSNQTPHFQPILPATLAPSAHHSGTNATPPELPEESATTLGASTPELTSDVAYGSSERNGQYCGPSVSHSASGIVGTDIDVSSFPSNVGLNITEVEEQGPDQNSIRGQVQCDDQRHRMASSNPHTQLDIQVPSNSQSQLLNTLTSQSTQNLLSQLALFSPGNQEGGNLVHQQSSHLQSLLSPHSQSVLLPYLLRTMASPGGQLNSNALDLNLLTDSTPSCSQTQEVNSDLNLPPHTSQEIGGFHDHQEMQHPDLTESRNNSRALQSYKSLKHPQVLGLDLPVQGTSAMETDPELSTIAPSIITSSIHSLCLPASGVNSNALNSGSLSSGLNCHMNVLASSLVQNGLQLSNMIPSVARSAGNAPNDVDLQSLAMHLSEIRNNEARISEYQVETQDATNQEYYCVQCDESMPQACPQHGPPRIITDNPIQKRAQITLPSCLYLKKSKVSKKFFGVWAKEILKVGCRFGPLEGTCLKKLPPEVDSLSPLLWKIFQNSKVKHYLCVKDEDVSNWMMYVKRARKLEEQNLAAHQINGNIYFTSKRDIQVGEELLLWYNKDYAKMCGATRIPEDSFKCNLCGRQFSYRQELDGHIQYRHPSPSERNFICKICSKAFKTSTKLKVHSFKHSGDKPFPCKVCQKSFTDNSNLRRHARIHSGEKKFECGVCGMLFRQKAHLVTHTVTHTGEKKLKCQYCGKTYGRKADLWQHLMFHSQEKKHTCSVCSRSFLRSQHLKNHMVTHTKERNYSCSYCKKTYQTTTHLQRHENSCSKRYNTLARVTQG